A single window of Candoia aspera isolate rCanAsp1 chromosome 3, rCanAsp1.hap2, whole genome shotgun sequence DNA harbors:
- the LOC134493900 gene encoding sodium-dependent neutral amino acid transporter B(0)AT1-like, with product MVKLQLPNPGLELRIPSHKELETIETTEADSRPKWDNKAQYMLTCIGFCVGLGNVWRFPYLCQSHGGGAFMIPFLILLVLEGIPLLHLEFAIGQRLRKGSVGVWSSIHPTLKGVGIAAMFVSFLVGLYYNTIIAWVMWYFFNSFQEPLPWSECPLNDNRTGFIEECAKSSPVDYFWYRKTLNISSSIEDSGSVQWWLLLCLICAWAVLYVCTIRGIETTGKAVYVTSTLPYLVLTIFLIRGLTLKGSTSGIIFLFTPNVTELANPVTWLDAGAQVFYSFSLAFGGLISFSSYNSVHNNCEKDALIISVINGFTSIYAATVIYTIIGFRATERYDDCYSRNILTLTNAFDLPDGNITEDNFLDMQAWYNKTEPAIFSTLKFETCDLEAFLTDGVEGTGLAFIVFTEAITKMPISPLWSILFFIMLFCLGLSSMFGNMEGVMVPLQDLRIIPKKWPKELVTGLICLGSFLIAIIFVLSSGNYWLALFDSFAGSIPLLIIAFCEMFSVVYIYGIDRFNDDIKFMIGHKPNIFWQATWRVISPIIMLVIFLFYFVVKVSENVEYITWDPSYDNFPKSKSVPYPGWVYAIIVIVAGVPSLVIPGYAIYKGIRSYLKGEDPGQRDLVNAISEISINGELKNTA from the exons ATGGTGAAACTTCAGCTGCCAAATCCTGGTCTGGAGTTGAGAATACCTTCCCACAAGGAACTAGAAACCATAGAGACTACAGAAGCAGACTCAAGACCCAAATGGGACAATAAAGCACAATACATGCTCACCTGTATCGGGTTTTGTGTAGGCTTGGGCAATGTATGGCGCTTCCCCTATCTCTGCCAGAGCCATGGAGGAG GAGCTTTCATGATCCCTTTCCTCATTTTGCTTGTCCTGGAAGGCATCCCATTGCTCCATCTTGAATTTGCCATTGGACAGAGACTCAGAAAAGGTAGCGTAGGAGTCTGGAGTTCTATCCATCCAACCCTGAAGGGAGTag GTATAGCTGCAATGTTTGTCTCCTTCCTTGTGGGTTTATACTATAATACAATTATTGCCTGGGTGATGTGGTATTTCTTCAACTCCTTCCAAGAGCCACTGCCCTGGAGCGAATGTCCACTGAATGACAACAGAACAG GTTTCATAGAGGAATGTGCAAAGAGCTCTCCAGTGGATTATTTTTGGTACAGGAAGACATTAAACATCTCCAGCTCTATTGAAGATTCTGGGAGTGTACAATGGTGGCTTTTGCTCTGCTTGATTTGTGCCTGGGCAGTGCTGTATGTATGCACAATCAGAGGCATTGAAACAACAGGAAAG GCAGTATATGTGACTTCAACCCTTCCATATCTTGTACTTACCATTTTCCTGATCCGTGGCTTGACTCTGAAAGGATCTACCAGtggtattatttttctttttacaccAAAT GTGACTGAATTGGCTAACCCTGTCACCTGGCTAGATGCTGGAGCCCAAGTATTCTATTCTTTTTCCCTTGCCTTTGGAGGCCTCATCTCATTCTCCAGTTATAACTCAGTTCA CAATAATTGTGAGAAGGATGCCTTGATCATTTCTGTGATAAATGGCTTCACATCCATTTATGCAGCCACAGTCATATACACAATCATTGGATTCAGAGCAACAGAAAGATATGATGATTGCTATAGCAG AAATATCCTCACTCTGACAAATGCATTTGATTTGCCAGATGGTAACATAACTGAAGACAATTTTCTAGACATGCAAGCTTGGTATAACAAGACAGAGCCAGCAATCTTTTCAACCCTTAAGTTTGAAACTTGTGACTTGGAAGCATTTCTAACTGAT GGAGTTGAAGGAACTGGCTTAGCATTTATCGTCTTCACTGAGGCCATCACCAAAATGCCCATCTCTCCACTATGGTCAATCCTCTTCTTTATCATGCTGTTCTGCTTGGGTTTATCATCTATGTTTGGGAATATGGAAGGTGTGATGGTACCCCTGCAAGATCTCAGAATTATACCTAAAAAATGGCCTAAAGAACTTGTTACAG GCCTGATTTGTTTGGGATCTTTCTTGATTGCAATTATTTTTGTGCTGAGTTCTGGCAACTATTGGTTGGCTCTTTTTGATAGCTTTGCTGGATCCATTCCCTTGTTGATAATAGCTTTTTGTGAGATGTTTTCAGTTGTCTACATATATGGGATAGACAG ATTTAATGATGACATTAAGTTCATGATTGGGCACAAACCCAATATTTTCTGGCAAGCCACCTGGAGAGTTATCAGTCCCATCATCATGTtagttattttcttgttttactttgTGGTGAAAGTGAGTGAAAATGTAGAATATATTACCTGGGATCCCAGCTAT GATAACTTCCCTAAATCAAAGTCAGTGCCTTATCCTGGCTGGGTTTATGCCATCATTGTAATCGTTGCAGGAGTGCCTAGCTTGGTTATCCCTGGCTATGCCATATACAAGGGCATCCGAAGTTACTTGAAGGGAGAAGATCCTGGACAGCGAGATTTGGTCAATGCCATATCAGAAATATCAATAAACGGAGAGCTGAAGAATACAGCATAG